Genomic DNA from Haloplanus sp. HW8-1:
CGCGAGTACGACAAGAAGGGCGACCGCTGGAGCCGACACGGCAAGGAGTTCGAACACCTCTGCAAGGAGTGTTACCGGAACCTCTGTCATCAGCCACGCGACGAACTCGAGGCCCTCCTCGTCGACATCGGCGACGGCGACGACCTCTCGCGAGGGGACTTCCTCGAACGGTACTACGGAGCCGTCGAGGAGCGGTACGGCTCGGCCGAGGAACCCGAATCCTGACTACGCCGGCGCCGGCGCCTCGCCCGACACGTCTAACTACCCGTCACGTATAGTCCGGGGCATGACGAACGACGCGCAGGCCCAGGCCGGGACGGCCGAGGGACAGGGGCCGGTCGAGATCAGTCCGGCCGAGGCGAGACAGTTACAGGAGAAACGCGAGGACCTGTTCGAGGAGTTCGAAATCCGGGACGAGTTCCCGTCCGCCGTGCTTCGCGAGGCACGCGACCGGACCGACGGCGTCCAGGGGGAGATTCGGGACGAACTCGACCACCGCGAGGACCTCCGCGACCTGACCGCGTGGACGACCGACCCGATCGACGCCCAGGACTTCGACGACGCGATCAGCGTCCGCGAGGAGGAGGACTGCTACCGGCTGTGGGTCCACATCGCGGACGTCACTCACTACGTCCACCCCGACTCGGCGATGTGGGAGGAGGCGGTCCAGCGCGGCAACACGGTCTATCTCCCCGCCTACACCATCCACATGCTCCCGCCGACGCTCGCGGAGACGGTGTGTTCGCTCGTGCCCGACGAGGACCGCCTCGCACACACCGTCGAGATGGAACTCGACGCCGAGACGCTCTCGTTCGAGGAGATCGACATCTACAAATCCGTCATCCGGAGCGACGAACGGCTGACCTACAGCCAGTGTGAGAACCGACTGGAGGAGCCCGACGCGCCGCTCCACGAGGAGAACGTCCTCGCGTTCGAACTCGCCGACCGGATGCACGAACAGCGCAAGGAGGACGGCTCGCTCGTCCTCAACCCCCGCCGGGACCGCGCCCACACCATCATCGAGGAGTGCATGCTGAAAGCGAACAAGGCCGTCACGCACGAACTGATGTGGAACCGAGGCGTCGAGGCGATGTACCGCGTCCACCCACAGCCCACGCCCGACCAGTGGAACGACGCCCTCCGCGAGATTCAGGAACTCGACGGGGTCTCCATCCCGTCGGACAAGTGGGACGACCCGCGCAAAGCGGTCAACGGCGCCCTCGAAACCGCGCCCGACCGGAAGCTATCGAAGATCCAGCGGGCGGTGCTGAAGGTGATGCCGCGTGCGAAGTACATGAACGATCCCTTCGGCGGCCACCACGCCCTCAACTTCGACATCTACGGCCACTTCACCTCGCCCATCCGCCGGCTCTCGGACCTGATCAACCACTGGATCGTCCACGAGAACGACGTGCCCGAGGACCTGATCGAACTTTGCGATCGGGCCTCGGACCGCCAGAAGGACGGGGAGACGGTCGAACGGCTCTACAAGGGGTTCATGGAGGAGATCGGCCTCGACCCGTACGCGGTGAACAACCGCGGCGTCGTCACCGTCGACGACGACGGCACCGTAATAAACGAGGCGGGGCTGCCGCCCGAGGAGGACTGAGCGGCCGGGACGATCCTGCAGTTCCCGGTCTTGAAAATCGGAGCGACACCTTTGTTTGTCGATCCGACGTATCGCCGCTCGGCCCCCGGCACCGCTCCGGTGGGCCCGCCGTCGAGTCCGGATCGACCATGCATCGACCTCCGTTCCGGCGGCGCCTTTCGTACCGTGAGGAGACGGCGCTTCGTCGGCTCCCGTGCCGCAGCCACCGGTTAGCCGTAGCGTTCCACCGCGGCCTCGTACCCGCGCTTCGCCTGGCGGTATGTCTCTCGCAGGTCGGCCACCGGCGAGTCGCTCGCGTCGACTCGCAGGTCGTGATACAGCGGTTCCCCCGCTCCGGGCGTCGAGACGGCGACGGCCGCGCTGCCGACCGGGAGGTCATCCACCCGACGGTCGCCGCCCGAGCGCTCGCCGGCCCCGAGCGCGGTGAGCAGGCGCCGGACGAGCGACGCGTCGCGTTCGTTCTCCCGGTATCCCTGCGCCATGGCGTCGAGGACCGACTCGTCGGTCAGCGAGGTGCCCCCGACGGTGGTCCCCTCGTTCGTCCGGTGGCCCGCTACCGCGGGACAGTCGGTGCCGGTGTGTGTGGCCGTCGATTCCGTGCCGACGCCGTGGAACTGGCTTCCCTCGCCGCCCGCGGCCGCCAGATCGGCGACCGTCTCGTCGAGACGCCGCCCCGCCGCGAGCGCGGAGAGACACCGTGCCCCCGCGTCGGGGTCCGCGACGCCGGCCACCGCGACCGCTCCGTGATCGCTGACGTGTGGACAGACGCTCCCCACCGCTGGGAGGCGGGTGGCGGCGGCGACGCCGAACCGGTGGCCCCCGTCGGCACGCTCCCGGACGCAGATGCTGTATGTCACGGCGGGGGGACGGGCGCTAGGACAAAAAGGGCCCCGTCGTCGCCGGCGCGACCCCCTCGGACCGGGGCGTCTGACGCAAGAACTAATGAGGCGGTGGCTCCTGTACCTTTCATGGGCATCATGAGCAAGATCCTCGGCGGTGGCGACAGCCACAGCACCGAGGACTACGTCGAACTGAGCCTCGACGACTTCGACACGGCGCGGGCCGAGGCGGGGATGAGCGTTCACTTCGCCGAGATCAGCGAACAGCGAGACGCCATGCCGATCAAGGACGCCGTCTACGACGGCGACCTCGTCATCGCGGACATCACGCGGATGAGTCCGAGCGACAGCGTGGTCGACCGGGTGCTGGAGGACCTCCGGCAGGTCGCCCGCGAGGTCGACGGCGACGTGGTCGTCAAGGAGGACGATCAGGTGATCGTCACGCCGACGGGCGTGAAGATCAGCCGCGAGAAACTGTCCTGAGGGCCCGCCGGAACCGACAGGGTTTCACCGGTCCGGTCCCCAGTCGCGCGTAGATGAGCAAGGACTACATCGAGGTTCGCGGGGCCGAGGAGCACAACCTCAAGGACCTCGACGTCCGCATCCCTCGCGAGGAGTTCAGCGTCGTCACCGGGCTCTCCGGGTCGGGGAAGTCGTCGCTCGCCTTCGAGACGGTGTACGCCGAGGGACAGCGACGGTACATCGAGTCCCTCTCGG
This window encodes:
- a CDS encoding cell division protein SepF, which gives rise to MGIMSKILGGGDSHSTEDYVELSLDDFDTARAEAGMSVHFAEISEQRDAMPIKDAVYDGDLVIADITRMSPSDSVVDRVLEDLRQVAREVDGDVVVKEDDQVIVTPTGVKISREKLS
- a CDS encoding DUF7562 family protein, with the translated sequence MWRSGSDGGRDRKTVVCIACGTSLLRSEAREYDKKGDRWSRHGKEFEHLCKECYRNLCHQPRDELEALLVDIGDGDDLSRGDFLERYYGAVEERYGSAEEPES
- a CDS encoding ribonuclease catalytic domain-containing protein, which gives rise to MTNDAQAQAGTAEGQGPVEISPAEARQLQEKREDLFEEFEIRDEFPSAVLREARDRTDGVQGEIRDELDHREDLRDLTAWTTDPIDAQDFDDAISVREEEDCYRLWVHIADVTHYVHPDSAMWEEAVQRGNTVYLPAYTIHMLPPTLAETVCSLVPDEDRLAHTVEMELDAETLSFEEIDIYKSVIRSDERLTYSQCENRLEEPDAPLHEENVLAFELADRMHEQRKEDGSLVLNPRRDRAHTIIEECMLKANKAVTHELMWNRGVEAMYRVHPQPTPDQWNDALREIQELDGVSIPSDKWDDPRKAVNGALETAPDRKLSKIQRAVLKVMPRAKYMNDPFGGHHALNFDIYGHFTSPIRRLSDLINHWIVHENDVPEDLIELCDRASDRQKDGETVERLYKGFMEEIGLDPYAVNNRGVVTVDDDGTVINEAGLPPEED
- a CDS encoding DUF1028 domain-containing protein — its product is MTYSICVRERADGGHRFGVAAATRLPAVGSVCPHVSDHGAVAVAGVADPDAGARCLSALAAGRRLDETVADLAAAGGEGSQFHGVGTESTATHTGTDCPAVAGHRTNEGTTVGGTSLTDESVLDAMAQGYRENERDASLVRRLLTALGAGERSGGDRRVDDLPVGSAAVAVSTPGAGEPLYHDLRVDASDSPVADLRETYRQAKRGYEAAVERYG